The segment TTAATTAAATTAGAAGGATCAACTTTAATTTCTACAATCGTATTTCCGCTATGGATAAAATATCCCTCCCACTCCATAACTAATTGTTCGTCTTGTCCCATCGGATCACTATTTGTGGGCAATGGATAAATTAAAGGAATGGGATTATTTTCTCTTGTATCTATAAAATCTTCTGCTGAAAGGCTAAACGCATTACTACTTAAATCATAAATATTTGACCCTAAATTTTTAATAACTGCATTAACCCTGACTTTTTTATTTTGATAAACCGTTTCTAGTATATCTATTTGTTCAATTACTAAATCCGGCTTGGTACCAGAAGCAAAGGTACAACTTTGACTGCTGGTATTTTTGAGCCAATACGCCCAGCCATTGACCATCAGGCCTGTTGAATCAGTAACATAATTACCCTGTGAATCTAGACTTAATAATTCTAAATTATTACAAGTACCTTTTTTGTTATCCAAAACAGTAGATTTGCCTTCCGTGCCAATAAAATAAGAAACATTGGGAGCCAATGTTTTGGGTGAATAATTATATTCAGTGCCAGAGAAATTCAAAGGGCAATCACTCCCAAATTTGATCCAATAACCCTTACCTGCCCCAAGAACATCGCTACTACCCAACAAATAATATCCACCGCCGTCATGCATGCCATAAATGTTAACCAAACTGCCACAATAGGATTTGATAAAATTATATGTCAGACCTTCTGTGATGGGAATCGAAAACGCTTGCCATTTGTCAGCCGCGAATTGGAAATGCCACACGCCGTCGGTTTTATCAACTGAAGGATAACCGCCGCCGGTAAAACTTTCGGCTCGAATAGTTGAACTGGGTATAAACATCAACTGGCCCAAAACCAGAGCACCCCCTAAGAAAGCGAACAAAAACTTGCGTTGAATGATATGCATAGCATTCATATAAATTTATAAATATTATTATAGAATAATATCTGCGTAAATTTGCATTCGGCCGCATTATCGTACCCATGGTAGCGTGGCCCCGCCCAGGCGGGGCCACACGATCGGTTGAGTCGGAGATGAACTCCGACGCTACAGAGAGCAGCTAAAGAGGCTACCGCGATAATGCCATCCTTATGTAAGGCAAAAAGATTACTACCCCCATGATCGCGGCGACGAGTGAGGCAACCAATACCGCCGCTGCCATCAAATCCTTGATCTCCCGCACGTAGCGGTGCATTTTAGGCTCCACCAAATCAGCAATCCTCTCAAACACCGTATTCAATATTTCAAGAACCAGCACCACCATGACCACAAGGAGTATTGCGATGCCTTCCCACGGCTTGACCTGAAAGAGGTAGCTTAAAAGGAGCGCGCCTGCTGCGGCGCAGACAAGAACCTTGAACGTATTTTCGCGCGCCGCAAGCCTTATCCCTTCATACGCATACTGGAAACTTTGCTTCAATCGTGTAAGATGAATCATTCGTTTAATAGATTACCCACTGAATTCATAATTCTAAATTCCAGATTCTCTCGCTACGCGAGATCTGGCGTAGCCAGATAAATTCTAAATTCTTGTGTATTTCTTCTCCTTCTTCTCCATCTCCTTCATTTCTCTCATTGTTCCATGGTCATATCCCACAAGATGAAGGCAGGAATGGGCGATAACTCTCAAAAATTCCTGCGTGAAAGCGGCTTTGCGCGCGCGTGCCTGCGCGCGAATGCAGTTTATATCCACAATAATTTCTCCTATCCCTCCTGCATTCTTCGAAGGCTTTTGGAGGCAGAAACTTAAGCCATCCGTGGTCCCTCTCCGGTGAAGATAAATGTTATGAAGTTCGCTCATGCGCTTTCCCGTCACTGCGGCGATACTGATATTCCATGTACACCTTGGCGTCTCTTGTTGCAGTATGCGTTTCACAAGCGCGGATGTTTTGCGCATGACGAGAGGAGGCAACCGATGAAGGCTCGCCTCTACGTTTCCCTTATTATTACGAAACATAACAGGTGCGTGCATGGCCAATGTGGCGTACGTCTTGCAAGGCCTATCCATCTGTAGGGTTTTCCGGCTCCCTA is part of the Patescibacteria group bacterium genome and harbors:
- a CDS encoding diacylglycerol kinase family protein — its product is MIHLTRLKQSFQYAYEGIRLAARENTFKVLVCAAAGALLLSYLFQVKPWEGIAILLVVMVVLVLEILNTVFERIADLVEPKMHRYVREIKDLMAAAVLVASLVAAIMGVVIFLPYIRMALSR
- the ybeY gene encoding rRNA maturation RNase YbeY; protein product: MFRNNKGNVEASLHRLPPLVMRKTSALVKRILQQETPRCTWNISIAAVTGKRMSELHNIYLHRRGTTDGLSFCLQKPSKNAGGIGEIIVDINCIRAQARARKAAFTQEFLRVIAHSCLHLVGYDHGTMREMKEMEKKEKKYTRI